The Vidua macroura isolate BioBank_ID:100142 chromosome 9, ASM2450914v1, whole genome shotgun sequence genome has a window encoding:
- the MYSM1 gene encoding deubiquitinase MYSM1 isoform X1: MAAAEEPEVDIEGDPAAAPGDHENTASSLLQDHYLDSSWRTGNSLPWTLDSSISEENRAVIEKMLLEEEYYLSNKSLSEKIWLNQKEVEKKSMKSPHKKAGKVMVRSPTKSPGCSLKWTSEEKELFEQGLVKFGRRWTKIAKLISTRTVLQVKSYARHYFRNKAKNGDSEKEEQSQCGSSLPTEDGTKVEAGNLRGRADPNLNAVKIEKLSDDEEVDITDDMDELLTPAFQQETGKSELSVIPKSPVEETKAVEQGFSSAGHSSATALPKEDPQHTRSETVDALVFPAVAATCSQHLNGDKSVTLDYQQYNNFVEKAGQGRPVTCHGTAQGTDQELSEEQRDLADSGLLFPSPCQVDEDHQEEAEELKPPDQEVEVDRSIILEEEKQAIPEFFEGRQAKTPERYLKIRNYILDQWERCKPKYLNKTSVRPGLKNCGDVNCIGRIHTYLELIGAINFGCEQAVYNRPQPADRSRCREGKDTVEAYQLAQRLQSMRTRRRRVRDPWGNWCDAKDLEGQTFEHLSAEELARRREEEKLKPAKSSKSSRQIKSSFDPFQLIPCCLFTEEKQEPFQVKVSSEALLIMDLHSHVSLAEVIGLLGGKYSEADKVVEVRAAEPCNSLSTGLQCEMDPVSQTQASESLAARGFQVIGWYHSHPAFEPSPSIRDIDTQAKYQSYFSRGGAMFIGMIISPYNRNNPLPYSQITCLVISDEISSDGSYRLPYKFEMEQMLEEPQWELIFEKTRWIIEKYRFCHSSVPMDKIFHRDSDLTCLQKLLECMRKTLGKVTNCLIAEEFLTQIENLFLSTYKSEKNAEGSENEHSLKLPV; encoded by the exons AGATCATGAAAACACAGCATCAAGCCTGCTGCAGGATCACTATCTTGATTCATCTTGGAGAACTGGCAACAGTCtt CCCTGGACGTTGGACAGCAGCATTAGTGAAGAAAACAGGGCTGTCATTGAGAAGATGTTGCTGGAGGAAGA ATATTATTTGTCTAATAAAtcactttctgaaaaaatatggCTCAACCAAAAGGAAGTGGAGAAAAAATCTATGAAAAG CCCACATAAGAAAGCTGGAAAAGTCAT GGTGCGTTCACCTACAAAATCTCCTGGCTGTTCCTTGAAGTGGACATCAGAGGAAAAAGAGCTGTTTGAACAAGGACTG GTGAAATTTGGCCGCAGGTGGACGAAAATTGCCAAACTGATCAGCACTCGAACGGTTCTGCAAGTCAAGAGCTATGCTCGGCACTACTTCAGGAACAAG GCAAAAAATGGTgattcagaaaaagaagagcaaagtcagTGTGGGAGCAGCCTTCCCACTGAAGATGGGACAAAGGTGGAAGCTGGAAACTTGAGAGGCCGTGCAGACCCCAACCTGAACGCAGTGAAAATCGAAAAGCTGTCAGATGATGAGGAAGTGGACATAACTGATGACATGGATGAACTACTCACTCCTGCCTTCCAgcaagaaacaggaaaatctgAATTATCTGTTATCCCAAAAAGTCCAGttgaagaaacaaaagcagtggAACAAGGTTTTTCATCTGCTGGCCACAGTTCTGCGACTGCTTTGCCTAAAGAAGATCCTCAGCACACCAGGTCAGAGACAGTGGATGCGTTGGTAtttcctgctgtggcagcaACATGTTCCCAGCACCTGAATGGGGATAAATCTGTGACTTTGGATTACCAGCAGTACAACAATTTTGTTGAGAAAGCTGGACAAGGTAGACCAGTCACATGTCATGGGACTGCACAAGGAACCGATCAGGAGCTCAGTGAGGAGCAAAGAGACCTGGCTGATAGTGgattgctttttccttctccctgccaaGTGGATGAAGATCAtcaagaggaagcagaggagctgAAGCCACCTGATCAAGAAGTGGAGGTTGACAGGAGCATCATTCTggaagaagagaagcaggcTATTCCCGAATTCTTTGAGGGGCGCCAGGCCAAAACACCAGAGCGTTATTTGAAAATCAGGAATTATATTTTGGATCAGTG GGAGAGATGTAAACCCAAATACCTGAACAAGACCTCGGTGCGGCCAGGCCTGAAGAACTGCGGGGACGTCAACTGCATCGGGCGGATCCACACGTACCTGGAGCTGATAGGAGCAATCAACTTTGGCTGTG AACAGGCCGTGTACAACCGGCCCCAGCCCGCCGACAGGAGCCGCTGCAGGGAGGGCAAGGACACGGTGGAAGCCTATCAGCTGGCCCAGCGCCTGCAGTCCATG CGCACGAGAAGACGGCGAGTGCGGGACCCTTGGGGAAACTGGTGTGATGCAAAGGATTTGGAAGGACAGACATTTGAG caTCTCTCAGCTGAAGAATTAGCAagaaggagagaggaagaaaaactgaaacCTGCAAAATCTTCTAAAAGTTCAAGACAAATCAAAAG tTCCTTTGATCCCTTTCAGCTGATACCATGCTGTTTGTTCACGGAAGAAAAGCAG GAACCCTTTCAGGTGAAAGTGTCTTCCGAAGCACTTTTAATAATGGATTTG CACTCTCACGTGTCTCTGGCAGAAGTGATTGGGCTGCTTGGTGGAAAGTACTCTGAAGCTGATAAAGTTGTGGAA GTGCGTGCAGCAGAGCCGTGCAACAGCCTGAGCACAGGCCTGCAGTGCGAGATGGACCCGGTGTCCCAGACTCAGGCCTCGGAGTCGCTGGCGGCCAGGGGCTTCCAGGTCATCGGCTGGTACCACTCCCACCCCGCCTTCgagcccagcccctccatcCGCGACATCGACACGCAGGCCAAGTACCAG aGCTATTTCTCCAGGGGTGGTGCCATGTTCATCGGGATGATCATAAGCCCTTACAACAGGAATAATCCTCTTCCCTATTCCCAGATCACCTGTCTGGTCATTAGTGATGAGATCAGTTCTGATGGTTCCTATC GCCTGCCCTACAAATTTGAAATGGAACAGATGTTGGAGGAGCCTCAGTGGgaattaatatttgaaaaaacaaGGTGGATAATtgagaaatacagattttgccACAG CAGTGTCCCCATGGATAAAATTTTTCATAGAGATTCTGACCTGACTTGCTTGCAGAAA CTTTTGGAGTGCATGAGGAAGACTTTGGGCAAGGTAACAAACTGCCTCATTGCTGAAGAGTTCTTGACTCAGATAGAAAACTTATTCCTTTCCACATacaagagtgaaaaaaatgctgaaggaaGTGAGAATGAACATTCACTCAAGTTGCCAGTGTGA
- the TACSTD2 gene encoding tumor-associated calcium signal transducer 2 produces MEPLFGVVLGLILAVASPAHDTCTCATNKWAVCAQDGPGNCTCRLAGSDHPVDCSTLTSKCFLMKAEMIPLKEKRLWRPPHGVSDSDGIYNPDCEDSGDFKARQCNQSSTCWCVNTAGVRRTEKGGRSLSCSELVRTRWIYIELTHKRSSRAFGVPDVAKALTQLFESRYKLHPKYIAAIKYDPPLIQIRLDQNKKPRWDVDIADVAYYFEKDVYNDSVFPSNSKLTVSVNGDALAIEKLWIYYVDEKPPEFCMRQLAAGVSAVVTVVVLTAGIGIAALLLLRWLRTRTYKKFECKEMREIKAPSLELP; encoded by the coding sequence ATGGAGCCTCTGTTTGGGGTTGTGCTGGGTTTGATTCTGGCAGTCGCTTCACCAGCCCACGACACCTGTACCTGTGCGACCAACAAGTGGGCAGTGTGTGCCCAGGACGGCCCAGGGAACTGCACCTGCAGGCTGGCAGGTTCAGATCACCCTGTAGACTGCTCAACCCTGACTTCTAAGTGCTTCCTGATGAAGGCAGAAATGATCCCCCTGAAGGAGAAGCGCCTCTGGAGACCTCCCCACGGGGTGTCAGACAGCGACGGCATTTACAACCCTGACTGTGAGGACAGCGGTGACTTTAAAGCCAGGCAGTGCAATCAGTCCAGCACCTGCTGGTGCGTGAACACCGCGGGCGTGCGGAGGACGGAGAAGGGAGGCAGGAGCCTGAGCTGCAGCGAGCTGGTGCGGACAAGGTGGATCTACATTGAGCTGACACACAAGAGGAGCTCCAGGGCCTTCGGCGTTCCCGACGTGGCAAAGGCCCTGACCCAGCTGTTTGAGAGCAGGTACAAGCTGCACCCCAAGTACATCGCAGCCATCAAGTACGACCCCCCCCTTATCCAAATCCGCCTGGACCAGAACAAGAAACCCAGGTGGGATGTAGATATAGCTGACGTGGCCTATTACTTCGAAAAAGACGTGTACAACGACTCCGTGTTTCCTTCCAACAGTAAATTAACTGTGTCAGTCAATGGAGATGCTCTGGCTATTGAAAAGCTCTGGATTTACTATGTGGATGAAAAGCCCCCAGAGTTCTGCATGAGGCAGCTGGCAGCTGGCGTTAGTGCTGTGGTCACCGTGGTGGTCCTCACTGCTGGCATTGGCATCGCCGCGCTGCTCCTCCTCAGGTGGCTGCGCACAAGGACATACAAAAAATTTGAGTGCAAAGAAATGAGGGAAATTAAAGCCCCAAGCTTAGAACTGCCCTGA
- the MYSM1 gene encoding deubiquitinase MYSM1 isoform X4, translating to MAAAEEPEVDIEGDPAAAPGDHENTASSLLQDHYLDSSWRTGNSLPWTLDSSISEENRAVIEKMLLEEEYYLSNKSLSEKIWLNQKEVEKKSMKSPHKKAGKVMVRSPTKSPGCSLKWTSEEKELFEQGLVKFGRRWTKIAKLISTRTVLQVKSYARHYFRNKAKNGDSEKEEQSQCGSSLPTEDGTKVEAGNLRGRADPNLNAVKIEKLSDDEEVDITDDMDELLTPAFQQETGKSELSVIPKSPVEETKAVEQGFSSAGHSSATALPKEDPQHTRSETVDALVFPAVAATCSQHLNGDKSVTLDYQQYNNFVEKAGQGRPVTCHGTAQGTDQELSEEQRDLADSGLLFPSPCQVDEDHQEEAEELKPPDQEVEVDRSIILEEEKQAIPEFFEGRQAKTPERYLKIRNYILDQWERCKPKYLNKTSVRPGLKNCGDVNCIGRIHTYLELIGAINFGCEQAVYNRPQPADRSRCREGKDTVEAYQLAQRLQSMRTRRRRVRDPWGNWCDAKDLEGQTFEHLSAEELARRREEEKLKPAKSSKSSRQIKSSFDPFQLIPCCLFTEEKQEPFQVKVSSEALLIMDLHSHVSLAEVIGLLGGKYSEADKVVEVRAAEPCNSLSTGLQCEMDPVSQTQASESLAARGFQVIGWYHSHPAFEPSPSIRDIDTQAKYQITCLVISDEISSDGSYRLPYKFEMEQMLEEPQWELIFEKTRWIIEKYRFCHSSVPMDKIFHRDSDLTCLQKLLECMRKTLGKVTNCLIAEEFLTQIENLFLSTYKSEKNAEGSENEHSLKLPV from the exons AGATCATGAAAACACAGCATCAAGCCTGCTGCAGGATCACTATCTTGATTCATCTTGGAGAACTGGCAACAGTCtt CCCTGGACGTTGGACAGCAGCATTAGTGAAGAAAACAGGGCTGTCATTGAGAAGATGTTGCTGGAGGAAGA ATATTATTTGTCTAATAAAtcactttctgaaaaaatatggCTCAACCAAAAGGAAGTGGAGAAAAAATCTATGAAAAG CCCACATAAGAAAGCTGGAAAAGTCAT GGTGCGTTCACCTACAAAATCTCCTGGCTGTTCCTTGAAGTGGACATCAGAGGAAAAAGAGCTGTTTGAACAAGGACTG GTGAAATTTGGCCGCAGGTGGACGAAAATTGCCAAACTGATCAGCACTCGAACGGTTCTGCAAGTCAAGAGCTATGCTCGGCACTACTTCAGGAACAAG GCAAAAAATGGTgattcagaaaaagaagagcaaagtcagTGTGGGAGCAGCCTTCCCACTGAAGATGGGACAAAGGTGGAAGCTGGAAACTTGAGAGGCCGTGCAGACCCCAACCTGAACGCAGTGAAAATCGAAAAGCTGTCAGATGATGAGGAAGTGGACATAACTGATGACATGGATGAACTACTCACTCCTGCCTTCCAgcaagaaacaggaaaatctgAATTATCTGTTATCCCAAAAAGTCCAGttgaagaaacaaaagcagtggAACAAGGTTTTTCATCTGCTGGCCACAGTTCTGCGACTGCTTTGCCTAAAGAAGATCCTCAGCACACCAGGTCAGAGACAGTGGATGCGTTGGTAtttcctgctgtggcagcaACATGTTCCCAGCACCTGAATGGGGATAAATCTGTGACTTTGGATTACCAGCAGTACAACAATTTTGTTGAGAAAGCTGGACAAGGTAGACCAGTCACATGTCATGGGACTGCACAAGGAACCGATCAGGAGCTCAGTGAGGAGCAAAGAGACCTGGCTGATAGTGgattgctttttccttctccctgccaaGTGGATGAAGATCAtcaagaggaagcagaggagctgAAGCCACCTGATCAAGAAGTGGAGGTTGACAGGAGCATCATTCTggaagaagagaagcaggcTATTCCCGAATTCTTTGAGGGGCGCCAGGCCAAAACACCAGAGCGTTATTTGAAAATCAGGAATTATATTTTGGATCAGTG GGAGAGATGTAAACCCAAATACCTGAACAAGACCTCGGTGCGGCCAGGCCTGAAGAACTGCGGGGACGTCAACTGCATCGGGCGGATCCACACGTACCTGGAGCTGATAGGAGCAATCAACTTTGGCTGTG AACAGGCCGTGTACAACCGGCCCCAGCCCGCCGACAGGAGCCGCTGCAGGGAGGGCAAGGACACGGTGGAAGCCTATCAGCTGGCCCAGCGCCTGCAGTCCATG CGCACGAGAAGACGGCGAGTGCGGGACCCTTGGGGAAACTGGTGTGATGCAAAGGATTTGGAAGGACAGACATTTGAG caTCTCTCAGCTGAAGAATTAGCAagaaggagagaggaagaaaaactgaaacCTGCAAAATCTTCTAAAAGTTCAAGACAAATCAAAAG tTCCTTTGATCCCTTTCAGCTGATACCATGCTGTTTGTTCACGGAAGAAAAGCAG GAACCCTTTCAGGTGAAAGTGTCTTCCGAAGCACTTTTAATAATGGATTTG CACTCTCACGTGTCTCTGGCAGAAGTGATTGGGCTGCTTGGTGGAAAGTACTCTGAAGCTGATAAAGTTGTGGAA GTGCGTGCAGCAGAGCCGTGCAACAGCCTGAGCACAGGCCTGCAGTGCGAGATGGACCCGGTGTCCCAGACTCAGGCCTCGGAGTCGCTGGCGGCCAGGGGCTTCCAGGTCATCGGCTGGTACCACTCCCACCCCGCCTTCgagcccagcccctccatcCGCGACATCGACACGCAGGCCAAGTACCAG ATCACCTGTCTGGTCATTAGTGATGAGATCAGTTCTGATGGTTCCTATC GCCTGCCCTACAAATTTGAAATGGAACAGATGTTGGAGGAGCCTCAGTGGgaattaatatttgaaaaaacaaGGTGGATAATtgagaaatacagattttgccACAG CAGTGTCCCCATGGATAAAATTTTTCATAGAGATTCTGACCTGACTTGCTTGCAGAAA CTTTTGGAGTGCATGAGGAAGACTTTGGGCAAGGTAACAAACTGCCTCATTGCTGAAGAGTTCTTGACTCAGATAGAAAACTTATTCCTTTCCACATacaagagtgaaaaaaatgctgaaggaaGTGAGAATGAACATTCACTCAAGTTGCCAGTGTGA
- the MYSM1 gene encoding deubiquitinase MYSM1 isoform X3, translating to MFEVLHKAVQSRRDHENTASSLLQDHYLDSSWRTGNSLPWTLDSSISEENRAVIEKMLLEEEYYLSNKSLSEKIWLNQKEVEKKSMKSPHKKAGKVMVRSPTKSPGCSLKWTSEEKELFEQGLVKFGRRWTKIAKLISTRTVLQVKSYARHYFRNKAKNGDSEKEEQSQCGSSLPTEDGTKVEAGNLRGRADPNLNAVKIEKLSDDEEVDITDDMDELLTPAFQQETGKSELSVIPKSPVEETKAVEQGFSSAGHSSATALPKEDPQHTRSETVDALVFPAVAATCSQHLNGDKSVTLDYQQYNNFVEKAGQGRPVTCHGTAQGTDQELSEEQRDLADSGLLFPSPCQVDEDHQEEAEELKPPDQEVEVDRSIILEEEKQAIPEFFEGRQAKTPERYLKIRNYILDQWERCKPKYLNKTSVRPGLKNCGDVNCIGRIHTYLELIGAINFGCEQAVYNRPQPADRSRCREGKDTVEAYQLAQRLQSMRTRRRRVRDPWGNWCDAKDLEGQTFEHLSAEELARRREEEKLKPAKSSKSSRQIKSSFDPFQLIPCCLFTEEKQEPFQVKVSSEALLIMDLHSHVSLAEVIGLLGGKYSEADKVVEVRAAEPCNSLSTGLQCEMDPVSQTQASESLAARGFQVIGWYHSHPAFEPSPSIRDIDTQAKYQSYFSRGGAMFIGMIISPYNRNNPLPYSQITCLVISDEISSDGSYRLPYKFEMEQMLEEPQWELIFEKTRWIIEKYRFCHSSVPMDKIFHRDSDLTCLQKLLECMRKTLGKVTNCLIAEEFLTQIENLFLSTYKSEKNAEGSENEHSLKLPV from the exons ATGTTTGAAGTGCTGCACAAAGCAGTTCAGAGCAGAAG AGATCATGAAAACACAGCATCAAGCCTGCTGCAGGATCACTATCTTGATTCATCTTGGAGAACTGGCAACAGTCtt CCCTGGACGTTGGACAGCAGCATTAGTGAAGAAAACAGGGCTGTCATTGAGAAGATGTTGCTGGAGGAAGA ATATTATTTGTCTAATAAAtcactttctgaaaaaatatggCTCAACCAAAAGGAAGTGGAGAAAAAATCTATGAAAAG CCCACATAAGAAAGCTGGAAAAGTCAT GGTGCGTTCACCTACAAAATCTCCTGGCTGTTCCTTGAAGTGGACATCAGAGGAAAAAGAGCTGTTTGAACAAGGACTG GTGAAATTTGGCCGCAGGTGGACGAAAATTGCCAAACTGATCAGCACTCGAACGGTTCTGCAAGTCAAGAGCTATGCTCGGCACTACTTCAGGAACAAG GCAAAAAATGGTgattcagaaaaagaagagcaaagtcagTGTGGGAGCAGCCTTCCCACTGAAGATGGGACAAAGGTGGAAGCTGGAAACTTGAGAGGCCGTGCAGACCCCAACCTGAACGCAGTGAAAATCGAAAAGCTGTCAGATGATGAGGAAGTGGACATAACTGATGACATGGATGAACTACTCACTCCTGCCTTCCAgcaagaaacaggaaaatctgAATTATCTGTTATCCCAAAAAGTCCAGttgaagaaacaaaagcagtggAACAAGGTTTTTCATCTGCTGGCCACAGTTCTGCGACTGCTTTGCCTAAAGAAGATCCTCAGCACACCAGGTCAGAGACAGTGGATGCGTTGGTAtttcctgctgtggcagcaACATGTTCCCAGCACCTGAATGGGGATAAATCTGTGACTTTGGATTACCAGCAGTACAACAATTTTGTTGAGAAAGCTGGACAAGGTAGACCAGTCACATGTCATGGGACTGCACAAGGAACCGATCAGGAGCTCAGTGAGGAGCAAAGAGACCTGGCTGATAGTGgattgctttttccttctccctgccaaGTGGATGAAGATCAtcaagaggaagcagaggagctgAAGCCACCTGATCAAGAAGTGGAGGTTGACAGGAGCATCATTCTggaagaagagaagcaggcTATTCCCGAATTCTTTGAGGGGCGCCAGGCCAAAACACCAGAGCGTTATTTGAAAATCAGGAATTATATTTTGGATCAGTG GGAGAGATGTAAACCCAAATACCTGAACAAGACCTCGGTGCGGCCAGGCCTGAAGAACTGCGGGGACGTCAACTGCATCGGGCGGATCCACACGTACCTGGAGCTGATAGGAGCAATCAACTTTGGCTGTG AACAGGCCGTGTACAACCGGCCCCAGCCCGCCGACAGGAGCCGCTGCAGGGAGGGCAAGGACACGGTGGAAGCCTATCAGCTGGCCCAGCGCCTGCAGTCCATG CGCACGAGAAGACGGCGAGTGCGGGACCCTTGGGGAAACTGGTGTGATGCAAAGGATTTGGAAGGACAGACATTTGAG caTCTCTCAGCTGAAGAATTAGCAagaaggagagaggaagaaaaactgaaacCTGCAAAATCTTCTAAAAGTTCAAGACAAATCAAAAG tTCCTTTGATCCCTTTCAGCTGATACCATGCTGTTTGTTCACGGAAGAAAAGCAG GAACCCTTTCAGGTGAAAGTGTCTTCCGAAGCACTTTTAATAATGGATTTG CACTCTCACGTGTCTCTGGCAGAAGTGATTGGGCTGCTTGGTGGAAAGTACTCTGAAGCTGATAAAGTTGTGGAA GTGCGTGCAGCAGAGCCGTGCAACAGCCTGAGCACAGGCCTGCAGTGCGAGATGGACCCGGTGTCCCAGACTCAGGCCTCGGAGTCGCTGGCGGCCAGGGGCTTCCAGGTCATCGGCTGGTACCACTCCCACCCCGCCTTCgagcccagcccctccatcCGCGACATCGACACGCAGGCCAAGTACCAG aGCTATTTCTCCAGGGGTGGTGCCATGTTCATCGGGATGATCATAAGCCCTTACAACAGGAATAATCCTCTTCCCTATTCCCAGATCACCTGTCTGGTCATTAGTGATGAGATCAGTTCTGATGGTTCCTATC GCCTGCCCTACAAATTTGAAATGGAACAGATGTTGGAGGAGCCTCAGTGGgaattaatatttgaaaaaacaaGGTGGATAATtgagaaatacagattttgccACAG CAGTGTCCCCATGGATAAAATTTTTCATAGAGATTCTGACCTGACTTGCTTGCAGAAA CTTTTGGAGTGCATGAGGAAGACTTTGGGCAAGGTAACAAACTGCCTCATTGCTGAAGAGTTCTTGACTCAGATAGAAAACTTATTCCTTTCCACATacaagagtgaaaaaaatgctgaaggaaGTGAGAATGAACATTCACTCAAGTTGCCAGTGTGA
- the MYSM1 gene encoding deubiquitinase MYSM1 isoform X2 produces the protein MAAAEEPEVDIEGDPAAAPGDHENTASSLLQDHYLDSSWRTGNSLPWTLDSSISEENRAVIEKMLLEEEYYLSNKSLSEKIWLNQKEVEKKSMKSPHKKAGKVMVRSPTKSPGCSLKWTSEEKELFEQGLVKFGRRWTKIAKLISTRTVLQVKSYARHYFRNKAKNGDSEKEEQSQCGSSLPTEDGTKVEAGNLRGRADPNLNAVKIEKLSDDEEVDITDDMDELLTPAFQQETGKSELSVIPKSPVEETKAVEQGFSSAGHSSATALPKEDPQHTRSETVDALVFPAVAATCSQHLNGDKSVTLDYQQYNNFVEKAGQGRPVTCHGTAQGTDQELSEEQRDLADSGLLFPSPCQVDEDHQEEAEELKPPDQEVEVDRSIILEEEKQAIPEFFEGRQAKTPERYLKIRNYILDQWERCKPKYLNKTSVRPGLKNCGDVNCIGRIHTYLELIGAINFGCEQAVYNRPQPADRSRCREGKDTVEAYQLAQRLQSMRTRRRRVRDPWGNWCDAKDLEGQTFEHLSAEELARRREEEKLKPAKSSKSSRQIKSSFDPFQLIPCCLFTEEKQEPFQVKVSSEALLIMDLHSHVSLAEVIGLLGGKYSEADKVVEVRAAEPCNSLSTGLQCEMDPVSQTQASESLAARGFQVIGWYHSHPAFEPSPSIRDIDTQAKYQSYFSRGGAMFIGMIISPYNRNNPLPYSQITCLVISDEISSDGSYRLPYKFEMEQMLEEPQWELIFEKTRWIIEKYRFCHSVPMDKIFHRDSDLTCLQKLLECMRKTLGKVTNCLIAEEFLTQIENLFLSTYKSEKNAEGSENEHSLKLPV, from the exons AGATCATGAAAACACAGCATCAAGCCTGCTGCAGGATCACTATCTTGATTCATCTTGGAGAACTGGCAACAGTCtt CCCTGGACGTTGGACAGCAGCATTAGTGAAGAAAACAGGGCTGTCATTGAGAAGATGTTGCTGGAGGAAGA ATATTATTTGTCTAATAAAtcactttctgaaaaaatatggCTCAACCAAAAGGAAGTGGAGAAAAAATCTATGAAAAG CCCACATAAGAAAGCTGGAAAAGTCAT GGTGCGTTCACCTACAAAATCTCCTGGCTGTTCCTTGAAGTGGACATCAGAGGAAAAAGAGCTGTTTGAACAAGGACTG GTGAAATTTGGCCGCAGGTGGACGAAAATTGCCAAACTGATCAGCACTCGAACGGTTCTGCAAGTCAAGAGCTATGCTCGGCACTACTTCAGGAACAAG GCAAAAAATGGTgattcagaaaaagaagagcaaagtcagTGTGGGAGCAGCCTTCCCACTGAAGATGGGACAAAGGTGGAAGCTGGAAACTTGAGAGGCCGTGCAGACCCCAACCTGAACGCAGTGAAAATCGAAAAGCTGTCAGATGATGAGGAAGTGGACATAACTGATGACATGGATGAACTACTCACTCCTGCCTTCCAgcaagaaacaggaaaatctgAATTATCTGTTATCCCAAAAAGTCCAGttgaagaaacaaaagcagtggAACAAGGTTTTTCATCTGCTGGCCACAGTTCTGCGACTGCTTTGCCTAAAGAAGATCCTCAGCACACCAGGTCAGAGACAGTGGATGCGTTGGTAtttcctgctgtggcagcaACATGTTCCCAGCACCTGAATGGGGATAAATCTGTGACTTTGGATTACCAGCAGTACAACAATTTTGTTGAGAAAGCTGGACAAGGTAGACCAGTCACATGTCATGGGACTGCACAAGGAACCGATCAGGAGCTCAGTGAGGAGCAAAGAGACCTGGCTGATAGTGgattgctttttccttctccctgccaaGTGGATGAAGATCAtcaagaggaagcagaggagctgAAGCCACCTGATCAAGAAGTGGAGGTTGACAGGAGCATCATTCTggaagaagagaagcaggcTATTCCCGAATTCTTTGAGGGGCGCCAGGCCAAAACACCAGAGCGTTATTTGAAAATCAGGAATTATATTTTGGATCAGTG GGAGAGATGTAAACCCAAATACCTGAACAAGACCTCGGTGCGGCCAGGCCTGAAGAACTGCGGGGACGTCAACTGCATCGGGCGGATCCACACGTACCTGGAGCTGATAGGAGCAATCAACTTTGGCTGTG AACAGGCCGTGTACAACCGGCCCCAGCCCGCCGACAGGAGCCGCTGCAGGGAGGGCAAGGACACGGTGGAAGCCTATCAGCTGGCCCAGCGCCTGCAGTCCATG CGCACGAGAAGACGGCGAGTGCGGGACCCTTGGGGAAACTGGTGTGATGCAAAGGATTTGGAAGGACAGACATTTGAG caTCTCTCAGCTGAAGAATTAGCAagaaggagagaggaagaaaaactgaaacCTGCAAAATCTTCTAAAAGTTCAAGACAAATCAAAAG tTCCTTTGATCCCTTTCAGCTGATACCATGCTGTTTGTTCACGGAAGAAAAGCAG GAACCCTTTCAGGTGAAAGTGTCTTCCGAAGCACTTTTAATAATGGATTTG CACTCTCACGTGTCTCTGGCAGAAGTGATTGGGCTGCTTGGTGGAAAGTACTCTGAAGCTGATAAAGTTGTGGAA GTGCGTGCAGCAGAGCCGTGCAACAGCCTGAGCACAGGCCTGCAGTGCGAGATGGACCCGGTGTCCCAGACTCAGGCCTCGGAGTCGCTGGCGGCCAGGGGCTTCCAGGTCATCGGCTGGTACCACTCCCACCCCGCCTTCgagcccagcccctccatcCGCGACATCGACACGCAGGCCAAGTACCAG aGCTATTTCTCCAGGGGTGGTGCCATGTTCATCGGGATGATCATAAGCCCTTACAACAGGAATAATCCTCTTCCCTATTCCCAGATCACCTGTCTGGTCATTAGTGATGAGATCAGTTCTGATGGTTCCTATC GCCTGCCCTACAAATTTGAAATGGAACAGATGTTGGAGGAGCCTCAGTGGgaattaatatttgaaaaaacaaGGTGGATAATtgagaaatacagattttgccACAG TGTCCCCATGGATAAAATTTTTCATAGAGATTCTGACCTGACTTGCTTGCAGAAA CTTTTGGAGTGCATGAGGAAGACTTTGGGCAAGGTAACAAACTGCCTCATTGCTGAAGAGTTCTTGACTCAGATAGAAAACTTATTCCTTTCCACATacaagagtgaaaaaaatgctgaaggaaGTGAGAATGAACATTCACTCAAGTTGCCAGTGTGA